In Thermodesulfovibrio thiophilus DSM 17215, a genomic segment contains:
- a CDS encoding flagellar protein FlaG: MKLKGIEQEVVIINPYRQTRTDIVQNHPIQTASTQRMNNLEQNLTNNQNNAKKLTVDQEELNKMMDELRHKFSMLEKYLQINIDDQLQMPISKIIDMRTEEVIRQIPPEWVVEILRRMDELKGVLYSKEV; encoded by the coding sequence ATGAAGCTGAAGGGGATAGAACAAGAGGTTGTCATAATAAATCCTTACAGACAAACCAGGACGGATATAGTTCAAAATCACCCTATCCAGACAGCTAGCACACAAAGAATGAATAATCTGGAGCAAAACTTAACGAATAACCAGAACAATGCAAAAAAATTAACAGTTGATCAGGAAGAGCTTAATAAAATGATGGATGAGTTAAGGCATAAATTCAGCATGCTTGAAAAATATCTGCAGATAAATATTGATGATCAACTGCAGATGCCTATTTCAAAAATTATTGATATGAGAACAGAAGAAGTAATAAGACAGATTCCACCAGAATGGGTGGTTGAGATTTTAAGAAGAATGGATGAGCTAAAAGGAGTGCTTTACTCAAAGGAGGTTTAA